In Treponema denticola, one genomic interval encodes:
- a CDS encoding MptD family putative ECF transporter S component yields the protein MEGKRNFQIKDLIITALMVLCSQILYRILSFLFMSPYTMLLTMPIWAIIGAIAYFLVPAKTKNPWMILLFCILTSIIGFYPPYIISCIIGGVLAMLIARIKGIENYKGLTIGYILFCVLSSFGGMYVPFLFYAEQTLNAYKEMFGAEYLETLTKLVSPTITVIMLIITALCGCIGALISKKLLKKHFEKAGMI from the coding sequence ATGGAAGGAAAAAGAAATTTTCAAATTAAAGATTTGATTATTACGGCATTGATGGTTCTATGCTCACAGATTTTGTACAGAATACTGTCTTTTCTATTTATGTCGCCATACACAATGCTTTTAACAATGCCTATCTGGGCAATCATCGGAGCAATTGCTTATTTCTTAGTACCTGCTAAAACAAAAAATCCATGGATGATATTATTGTTTTGTATACTTACAAGTATTATAGGCTTTTATCCGCCATATATAATCAGCTGCATCATTGGCGGTGTTCTTGCAATGCTCATCGCAAGAATAAAAGGAATTGAAAATTATAAAGGCTTGACAATCGGATATATACTATTTTGTGTTCTTTCAAGTTTTGGAGGAATGTATGTGCCGTTTTTATTTTATGCAGAGCAAACACTTAATGCATATAAAGAAATGTTTGGAGCCGAGTATTTGGAAACGTTAACTAAACTTGTTTCACCTACAATAACCGTAATAATGCTTATTATAACGGCGCTATGCGGATGTATTGGAGCGCTTATCTCGAAAAAGCTTCTTAAAAAACATTTTGAAAAAGCAGGTATGATTTAA
- a CDS encoding ABC transporter transmembrane domain-containing protein, which yields MNNKQSNVVSSLLRYAGNKKADLYKSIFWAIIGELFGMVPFIAIAKLIEKIYLYEATFKTVIYITLIALLGQILKGTFTLYSTVISHKATYHILKNIRSNIAEKMLSVPMGVMIDTPIGTFKNIMVDTVSKLEDSMAHFMPEITSSVISPGLGL from the coding sequence ATGAATAATAAACAAAGCAATGTGGTTTCATCTCTATTGAGATATGCGGGAAATAAAAAAGCCGATTTATATAAATCAATTTTTTGGGCAATTATAGGAGAACTGTTCGGAATGGTTCCATTTATTGCTATAGCAAAACTGATAGAAAAAATCTATTTATATGAAGCAACGTTTAAGACCGTTATATACATAACGTTAATAGCCTTATTAGGACAAATATTGAAAGGTACTTTTACATTATATTCAACGGTTATTTCACATAAGGCAACCTATCATATTTTAAAAAACATAAGAAGTAACATTGCGGAAAAAATGTTATCGGTACCTATGGGAGTAATGATTGACACACCAATAGGCACATTTAAAAACATAATGGTCGATACAGTATCAAAACTTGAAGATTCTATGGCTCACTTTATGCCGGAAATAACATCTAGTGTGATATCCCCTGGTCTTGGATTATAG
- a CDS encoding ABC transporter ATP-binding protein, with the protein MADSIVDFDDVSFSYGTQTEGSLKHINLKIEEGECIVLTGQSGCGKTTIMRLINGLIPHFFEGSLTGCVKILGKDTKTTSVGELGRNIASIFQNPRSQFFTTNTTAEAAFACENYGIERSEMIKGINNAFYDFDAECLMNRDMFSLSSGEKQKIAIIAAKTLNPNIYVFDEPSANLDIHAIMQLQEMIRKLKEAGHTVIVSEHRLFYLKNLCDRCFIMSNGNIVKELCKSDIENINTADLTNYKLRTFNIEEIELNRENKTGYERSSNIKFEIKKVSFSYKHSKKLLDNINITAYAGETIAIIGQNGEGKTTLGKIIAGLLKSAHGRFFLDGKQVKQKELYKSVYFVMQESDYQLYSDSVLSELYVSSGLSSKRNTQKIECIMKLLHIFAYKEKHPWALSGGQKQRVTIAAAMASNKSILIFDEPTSGLDYENMKAVSKAINILSRQGTINFVISHDLEFLSRVATRAVFMANGTIGGSISLKNNRDFRTVKDFLLRNGVAK; encoded by the coding sequence ATGGCAGATAGTATTGTTGATTTTGATGATGTAAGTTTTAGCTATGGAACACAAACAGAAGGTTCTTTAAAGCATATCAATCTTAAAATAGAAGAAGGAGAATGTATTGTCCTTACAGGACAATCCGGCTGCGGAAAAACAACTATTATGAGGTTGATAAACGGTTTAATACCTCATTTTTTTGAAGGCAGTTTGACAGGATGTGTGAAAATTCTTGGTAAAGACACAAAAACTACTTCTGTAGGAGAGCTCGGCAGAAACATTGCTTCCATATTTCAAAATCCGAGGAGTCAATTTTTTACAACAAACACCACGGCAGAAGCGGCATTTGCTTGTGAAAATTACGGAATAGAGAGATCAGAAATGATAAAGGGCATCAACAATGCGTTTTATGATTTTGACGCTGAATGCCTTATGAATAGAGATATGTTTTCTTTGTCAAGCGGAGAAAAACAAAAGATTGCTATTATTGCTGCAAAAACTTTAAATCCTAACATATATGTTTTTGATGAGCCATCTGCCAACTTGGATATTCATGCAATTATGCAGTTACAAGAAATGATACGGAAGCTGAAAGAAGCAGGACATACGGTTATTGTTTCGGAACATCGCTTATTTTATTTGAAAAACTTATGTGATAGATGTTTTATCATGAGTAACGGAAATATCGTTAAAGAATTATGTAAAAGTGATATTGAAAATATCAATACAGCCGATTTGACAAACTATAAACTGAGAACATTTAATATAGAAGAAATCGAGTTGAATAGGGAAAATAAAACAGGATATGAGAGAAGCAGCAACATAAAATTTGAAATTAAAAAAGTATCTTTTTCATATAAACATTCTAAGAAGCTTTTAGACAATATCAATATAACAGCTTATGCAGGGGAGACCATTGCGATTATCGGACAAAACGGTGAAGGTAAAACTACTTTAGGGAAAATTATTGCGGGCTTATTAAAATCCGCTCATGGCCGATTTTTCCTTGACGGCAAACAGGTAAAACAAAAAGAATTATATAAAAGTGTTTATTTTGTCATGCAGGAATCTGATTATCAATTATATTCAGATTCTGTTTTATCCGAGCTATATGTAAGTTCCGGATTATCCAGCAAAAGGAATACGCAAAAAATCGAATGTATAATGAAATTATTACATATCTTTGCATATAAAGAAAAGCATCCATGGGCACTATCAGGGGGGCAGAAGCAACGGGTAACTATTGCGGCAGCGATGGCCTCAAATAAATCTATTCTTATTTTTGATGAGCCGACTTCCGGGCTTGATTACGAAAATATGAAAGCAGTTTCAAAAGCAATAAACATTCTGAGCCGACAAGGAACCATAAACTTTGTTATTTCCCATGATTTGGAATTTCTTAGCCGAGTTGCAACAAGAGCCGTTTTTATGGCAAACGGTACAATCGGCGGAAGTATCAGTTTAAAAAATAATCGAGACTTTAGAACCGTAAAAGATTTTTTGTTACGGAATGGAGTTGCAAAGTAA
- a CDS encoding TetR/AcrR family transcriptional regulator, with product MECAKEEFLRNGFEKAQVGEIAKTANVTTGAIYRHFKNKEELFFTLIEDVYEYTLDIVTDVEIRSTDKASMPLSEETDNVVIEALFSETMRFVDYMYEHFDEFKLLLACSKGSRVENFAEEIADRYTHKNMKLIQATAGKKSSATKIKELEVHIITKGYITSLCECIIHAIPYDDVSRYIKSIVTFQYYGWGGLLNELRIYHE from the coding sequence TTGGAATGCGCTAAAGAAGAGTTTTTACGGAATGGTTTTGAAAAAGCACAGGTGGGGGAGATTGCGAAAACGGCGAATGTAACCACAGGTGCAATATACCGTCACTTTAAGAATAAGGAAGAACTGTTTTTTACACTTATTGAAGATGTATATGAGTACACATTAGATATCGTAACGGATGTTGAAATTAGAAGTACTGATAAAGCGTCTATGCCGCTATCGGAAGAAACTGACAATGTTGTTATTGAAGCATTATTTTCTGAAACCATGAGGTTTGTAGATTATATGTATGAGCATTTTGATGAGTTTAAGCTGCTTCTTGCCTGCAGTAAAGGTTCACGGGTAGAAAATTTTGCGGAAGAAATTGCAGATAGATATACGCATAAAAATATGAAGCTCATTCAAGCCACAGCCGGCAAAAAATCTTCTGCAACCAAAATTAAAGAACTTGAGGTACATATCATTACGAAAGGTTATATAACGTCATTATGTGAATGTATCATTCACGCTATTCCATACGATGATGTGAGCAGGTACATCAAGAGCATTGTTACTTTTCAATATTATGGTTGGGGCGGCTTATTAAATGAATTGAGGATATATCATGAATAA
- a CDS encoding ABC transporter ATP-binding protein, protein MFNIVRRILEISGEYRSNVIRGLIFGAFKSFFASFMLFSVLFILINLEKLNMLIILQAVLIVGISILGRFIFQYLCDRNLSASGYEIFRDKRIEIGEKLKKAPMGYFSEKNLGTIQTILTTTISDLEAMAMLAVNFIVGGFFHAFSMTVMLLIFCYPVGLISLTAIILGIAVLGLIAKQAETHSSVMQEAQEQLVTHAIEYIRGISVLRSFKKGKEGKDKIEEAFSKKCNVDIAVTEATALVMKLYEMIYKVASCVLVFVAVILYLHHSIPLSYTLMFIVSAFLIFMELELINNGAFLSKMLATQLDRLEYISDIPSLDENGKDITINSYDIEFKNVDFGYSERTILKDVNLKVNSKSSLAIVGASGSGKTTLCNLIARFWDVQKGEVLIGGRNVKDFTSDSLLKNISMVFQKVYLFNDTIENNIKFGNPNASHEEVIAACKRACCHDFIMNFPDGYRTLIGEGGSTLSGGEKQRISIARAILKDAPIIILDEATSSVDPENEHLLISAIRELTKNKTLISIAHRLFTVREADHIIVIDKGRVVQQGSHKELIKQEGIYKHFIEIREKSIGWHI, encoded by the coding sequence ATGTTTAACATTGTAAGAAGAATATTAGAAATATCAGGCGAATACCGTTCAAATGTAATTCGAGGTCTTATTTTCGGCGCATTTAAATCTTTTTTTGCTTCGTTTATGCTGTTTTCGGTTTTATTTATCCTGATAAACCTTGAAAAATTAAATATGCTCATTATTTTGCAGGCTGTTTTAATTGTAGGAATAAGTATATTGGGGAGGTTTATCTTTCAATATTTGTGTGATAGAAACCTAAGTGCATCAGGCTATGAGATTTTTAGAGACAAAAGAATTGAAATAGGAGAAAAATTAAAAAAAGCACCGATGGGGTATTTTTCGGAAAAAAATTTAGGAACAATTCAAACCATCTTAACGACGACTATTTCCGATCTAGAGGCAATGGCTATGCTTGCAGTGAACTTTATTGTAGGCGGATTTTTTCATGCGTTCAGTATGACAGTTATGCTCTTGATATTTTGTTATCCGGTAGGACTGATATCTTTGACGGCGATTATTTTAGGGATTGCAGTATTAGGGTTGATTGCAAAACAAGCAGAAACCCATTCATCGGTTATGCAGGAGGCACAAGAGCAGTTAGTTACTCATGCTATCGAATACATCAGAGGCATTTCTGTGCTTCGTTCGTTTAAAAAAGGAAAAGAAGGTAAAGATAAGATTGAAGAAGCTTTTTCTAAAAAGTGTAACGTTGATATAGCCGTTACGGAAGCTACCGCATTGGTTATGAAGCTGTATGAGATGATTTATAAAGTTGCAAGCTGCGTGTTAGTATTTGTTGCAGTGATCTTGTATTTACATCATAGTATTCCGCTTTCGTATACACTTATGTTTATTGTATCCGCATTTTTGATATTTATGGAATTGGAGTTAATAAACAACGGGGCATTTTTAAGCAAAATGTTAGCAACACAATTGGATCGATTGGAATATATTTCCGACATTCCTTCTTTAGATGAAAATGGAAAGGATATAACTATAAACTCCTATGATATAGAGTTTAAAAACGTTGACTTCGGCTATAGCGAAAGAACAATCTTAAAAGATGTCAATTTAAAAGTAAACTCAAAAAGCAGCTTAGCGATTGTAGGCGCTTCCGGTTCGGGTAAAACAACATTGTGTAATTTAATAGCGCGGTTTTGGGATGTACAAAAAGGCGAAGTGCTGATCGGCGGAAGGAATGTAAAAGACTTTACTTCCGACAGTTTATTAAAAAACATCAGTATGGTTTTCCAAAAAGTTTATTTGTTTAACGATACGATTGAAAACAATATAAAATTCGGAAATCCGAATGCTTCTCATGAAGAGGTTATAGCAGCGTGCAAAAGAGCCTGTTGTCATGATTTTATTATGAACTTTCCGGATGGATACCGCACCCTTATCGGCGAGGGCGGTTCTACCTTATCAGGAGGAGAAAAACAAAGAATATCCATTGCACGGGCAATTCTTAAAGATGCTCCGATTATTATTCTTGATGAAGCAACTTCGAGCGTTGATCCTGAAAATGAACATTTATTAATCAGTGCGATACGGGAGTTAACAAAAAATAAGACGCTTATAAGTATTGCTCATAGATTATTTACCGTTAGAGAAGCTGATCATATTATCGTTATAGATAAAGGCAGAGTTGTGCAGCAGGGAAGTCATAAAGAGTTGATTAAGCAAGAAGGAATTTACAAGCATTTTATCGAAATACGCGAAAAATCCATCGGCTGGCATATATAG
- a CDS encoding TetR/AcrR family transcriptional regulator produces MGNGDFDLTHKKILECGKKIFKEKGFEKANLREICAQAGVTTGAFYGHFKDKEALFSELVRPVITDIEYHYSLLKQQSFTMYKKETAITKQTIEAILDLKLKGAVDMVSYFFDNKDIFELLAFCSYGTKHEHILDEIIEKEDENHLKILEMIHGKKKAAQVITKKGIHLLNHAYLYALSEVAVHCETKEEAEHNAYLIADFFNEGWKKMRTV; encoded by the coding sequence ATGGGAAACGGAGATTTTGACCTTACGCATAAGAAAATTCTGGAATGCGGGAAAAAGATTTTCAAAGAGAAGGGCTTTGAAAAAGCCAATCTGCGGGAAATCTGTGCGCAGGCGGGTGTTACGACCGGAGCCTTTTACGGTCATTTTAAAGACAAAGAAGCTCTTTTTTCCGAATTGGTGCGGCCGGTTATTACCGATATAGAGTACCATTATAGCTTGCTCAAACAACAAAGTTTTACAATGTATAAAAAAGAAACGGCTATCACAAAACAAACAATCGAAGCAATCCTCGATTTAAAACTAAAGGGAGCCGTCGATATGGTGTCCTATTTTTTTGATAACAAAGATATTTTCGAGCTCTTGGCGTTTTGTTCATACGGAACAAAACATGAGCATATTTTAGATGAAATAATAGAAAAAGAAGATGAAAATCACCTGAAAATCTTGGAGATGATTCACGGGAAAAAGAAGGCTGCCCAAGTAATCACCAAAAAAGGCATTCACTTACTGAACCATGCCTACCTGTATGCACTATCGGAAGTTGCCGTTCATTGCGAAACAAAAGAAGAAGCCGAACACAATGCCTATTTAATTGCGGACTTCTTTAATGAAGGCTGGAAAAAAATGCGCACGGTTTAA
- a CDS encoding ABC transporter transmembrane domain-containing protein has product MGFASLLTIPLGMLGYIGMMKDYQIRSKTYAKAQNDMNSTLVEYVNGIEVIKAFNQSTASYEKFSNAIDFFHNSTLSWWKQSWFWSAFIQAVTPSTLLGTLPVGAYLYMNGQITLSNFIVCIILPTFFLILIFSVL; this is encoded by the coding sequence ATGGGCTTTGCTTCCTTGCTTACCATTCCCTTAGGTATGCTCGGATATATCGGCATGATGAAAGATTATCAGATAAGAAGTAAGACATATGCAAAAGCGCAAAATGATATGAATAGCACCTTGGTTGAATATGTAAACGGAATAGAAGTTATCAAAGCATTTAATCAAAGTACTGCTTCTTATGAAAAATTCAGTAATGCAATAGATTTTTTTCACAACAGTACCTTGAGTTGGTGGAAGCAAAGTTGGTTTTGGTCTGCGTTTATTCAGGCAGTTACGCCTTCAACCCTGCTCGGTACTTTACCGGTCGGAGCCTATTTATATATGAACGGGCAAATAACTTTGTCAAATTTTATCGTTTGCATTATTTTACCTACATTTTTTTTGATTTTGATTTTTTCAGTTTTATAG
- a CDS encoding energy-coupling factor transporter transmembrane component T family protein has product MKPARNTQGWSMNPITLFILILLTSFLVFLVNQTMYYVLLGMSFLFLFLFSYTEGVKRALAYIGLFLLIKLLAYIDLGMTTGALIGLIALFLRLYPIFNIGKILILTSPLKIMSALRAVKAPQSLSIGLVTALRFLDEMTARLNEIKNGMKVRGLRLSLLHPIRSFELYLIPLIYKCLHVSETLTSSIIAKGIEYEGKKTSYRPVHFGWYDTVGLLAAVFLLWISVWA; this is encoded by the coding sequence ATGAAGCCGGCAAGAAACACTCAAGGATGGTCAATGAATCCGATAACGCTTTTTATACTCATACTGCTCACATCATTCTTGGTGTTTCTTGTCAATCAAACCATGTATTATGTGCTGCTCGGTATGAGCTTTCTTTTTTTGTTCTTATTTTCGTACACGGAAGGCGTAAAAAGGGCCTTGGCCTACATCGGCCTATTTTTGCTGATAAAGCTCTTGGCATATATCGATTTAGGAATGACAACCGGCGCATTGATAGGATTGATTGCTTTATTTTTAAGGCTCTATCCTATCTTTAACATCGGAAAGATATTGATTTTAACCAGTCCCTTAAAAATTATGAGCGCATTGCGTGCGGTAAAAGCGCCGCAATCTCTTTCGATAGGACTGGTTACCGCCTTACGCTTTTTGGACGAAATGACGGCACGGTTAAACGAAATAAAAAACGGTATGAAGGTGCGGGGTTTGCGTTTGAGCCTGTTACATCCTATCCGTTCGTTTGAACTCTATCTTATTCCCCTTATTTATAAATGTCTTCATGTAAGTGAAACGCTGACCTCTTCGATAATCGCAAAGGGGATTGAGTACGAAGGAAAAAAGACGAGTTATAGACCGGTGCACTTCGGCTGGTATGATACGGTGGGTTTATTAGCAGCTGTTTTTTTACTATGGATATCCGTATGGGCATAG
- a CDS encoding toll/interleukin-1 receptor domain-containing protein translates to MDKPILPSYAESKEYDFFISHASEDKDGIVRELALALQSEGLKVWYDEFILKIGDSLRKSIDKGLINSLYGIVIISPNFIKKNWTEYELNGMITKEMNGHKVILPIWHKVTKNEVINYSPALADKLALNTSIHTVEEIVTSLKDLLNDTVKYT, encoded by the coding sequence ATGGATAAGCCGATCTTGCCTTCTTATGCTGAATCTAAAGAATATGACTTTTTTATATCACATGCCTCTGAAGATAAAGATGGCATTGTTAGAGAACTGGCACTCGCTTTACAGAGTGAAGGGCTAAAAGTCTGGTACGATGAATTTATATTAAAAATTGGTGATAGTCTAAGAAAAAGTATTGATAAAGGGCTCATAAATTCTCTGTATGGGATTGTAATAATTTCTCCTAATTTTATTAAGAAAAATTGGACTGAATATGAATTAAATGGAATGATAACAAAAGAAATGAATGGGCATAAAGTTATATTACCTATCTGGCACAAAGTAACAAAAAATGAAGTTATCAATTATAGTCCAGCACTAGCAGATAAACTTGCTCTAAATACATCAATCCATACTGTTGAAGAAATTGTTACATCTTTAAAAGACTTACTTAATGATACGGTAAAATATACATAG
- a CDS encoding ABC transporter ATP-binding protein, with product MVKASLGMIELFLLKDELIRPKEKVTFDNTLYRFENVSFAYDTELVVKNISFELKPNTVTALVGCSGSGKSTIAKLMAGFWDPTKGHIFYGGKKISEIPFEQLTGEISYVAQDTFLFNTSIKENIKIGKPNASDEEIIEAAKAASCHNFIMELKDGYDTKVGDGGGELSGGERQRITIARAILKQSKVIILDEATAFADPENEYLIQTAINNLIKGKTLIVVAHRLSTITHADTILVMKNGEIVESGIHDELLNQHGVYTSLWNKYVGGVDEDKEEQ from the coding sequence ATGGTAAAGGCAAGTTTAGGCATGATAGAATTGTTTTTGTTAAAAGATGAGCTTATAAGACCGAAAGAAAAAGTAACATTTGATAATACGTTATACCGTTTTGAAAATGTTTCCTTTGCGTATGATACGGAATTGGTAGTAAAAAATATCAGCTTTGAACTAAAACCGAATACGGTAACGGCTCTGGTAGGCTGCTCCGGATCCGGTAAATCAACTATTGCTAAATTAATGGCCGGTTTTTGGGATCCTACAAAAGGGCATATCTTTTACGGCGGCAAAAAAATATCAGAAATACCATTTGAGCAGCTTACCGGTGAAATAAGCTATGTGGCCCAAGATACTTTTTTATTTAATACAAGCATAAAAGAAAACATCAAAATAGGAAAGCCCAATGCAAGCGATGAAGAAATTATTGAGGCGGCAAAAGCAGCCTCTTGCCATAATTTTATTATGGAATTGAAAGACGGCTATGATACAAAAGTCGGAGACGGAGGAGGAGAGCTTTCTGGCGGAGAGCGCCAGCGCATTACTATTGCACGCGCAATATTAAAACAATCTAAGGTCATCATTTTAGATGAAGCGACCGCTTTTGCCGATCCGGAAAATGAATATTTAATTCAAACCGCAATCAATAATCTTATAAAAGGTAAAACGCTTATTGTTGTGGCTCATCGACTTTCAACAATTACACATGCCGATACTATTTTAGTTATGAAAAACGGAGAGATTGTTGAAAGCGGTATTCATGATGAGCTTTTAAATCAACACGGTGTATATACCTCATTATGGAATAAATATGTCGGCGGAGTAGATGAAGATAAGGAAGAACAATAA
- the cbiD gene encoding cobalt-precorrin-5B (C(1))-methyltransferase CbiD yields MKLDLYIDKDGQKLRCGYTTGSCAAAAAKAAALILGGETMTSVKIDTPAGLVLDLPVEHCRSYKDKDGTAIGEAAVQKDAGDDPDSTDGIYIHARVSYRNDGKVLIDGGEGIGRITKKGLFGEVGEAAINPVPRQMIEKEVLKVSKRGFNVEIFSPQGAEIGKKTFNKNIGVEGGISIIGTKGIVYPMSEDAIKKTIYLEIDGILQNSGKKEILLVPGNYGEGLKEKLKTIIDLPTVKISNYIGDSLSYAYSKGFKTMTLLGHIGKFAKLSIGIFNTHNRTADTRMEAFVYYLAMHGADKKTIETVNAFLTAEEAFNYLVENKMEMILKAMERGAEERIKKYLKDDSLSIRVLIYSMKHGLIS; encoded by the coding sequence ATGAAACTGGATTTATATATAGACAAAGACGGACAAAAGCTAAGATGCGGATATACGACGGGGAGCTGTGCGGCGGCGGCGGCTAAGGCAGCGGCCTTGATTTTAGGCGGTGAAACTATGACCTCGGTTAAAATCGATACGCCTGCAGGACTTGTCCTTGACCTTCCGGTAGAGCATTGCCGCTCCTATAAAGACAAAGACGGGACAGCTATTGGAGAGGCCGCCGTTCAAAAAGATGCGGGGGACGACCCGGACAGCACCGACGGCATCTATATCCATGCTCGGGTATCTTATAGAAACGATGGGAAGGTTCTCATTGACGGTGGAGAGGGTATAGGAAGAATTACCAAAAAAGGTCTTTTCGGAGAAGTAGGGGAGGCTGCCATTAATCCCGTACCCCGTCAAATGATAGAAAAAGAAGTTTTAAAGGTTTCAAAAAGAGGCTTCAATGTAGAAATTTTCAGTCCTCAAGGAGCCGAAATCGGCAAAAAAACCTTTAATAAAAATATCGGTGTTGAAGGCGGCATCTCTATTATAGGCACAAAGGGCATAGTCTATCCTATGAGCGAGGATGCCATCAAAAAAACCATCTATCTTGAAATAGACGGAATATTACAAAATTCAGGAAAAAAAGAAATACTTTTGGTGCCGGGAAACTATGGGGAAGGCCTTAAAGAAAAACTAAAAACTATAATAGACCTTCCCACTGTAAAAATTTCAAACTATATAGGAGATAGTTTAAGCTATGCCTATTCTAAAGGCTTTAAAACTATGACCTTACTAGGACACATAGGTAAATTCGCTAAACTTTCCATAGGTATTTTTAATACTCACAACCGCACCGCCGATACGCGCATGGAAGCCTTTGTCTACTACCTTGCCATGCATGGGGCAGACAAAAAAACAATCGAAACGGTCAATGCTTTTTTAACGGCTGAAGAAGCCTTCAACTATCTTGTTGAAAACAAGATGGAAATGATTCTCAAAGCCATGGAAAGAGGAGCCGAAGAAAGAATCAAAAAATACCTCAAGGATGACAGCCTTTCTATAAGGGTTTTAATCTATTCGATGAAGCATGGCCTTATCAGCTGA
- a CDS encoding MptD family putative ECF transporter S component has protein sequence MKLKDIVRIAVLTVIGFVIGMAISMLTGTLGAIALYASAGFAAFAVGPVFVITAKKVKHRWTAFLFWLIYGLLYTLMGYWIMIPICLVSAVLAELIIGDYSSNVKVSIAFSAAMFVVAMHPIIFVKVLGAEGITKFAPSISSEQAQWMIRFYTVKAIAIAVACNIVLESLAGLFGTYINKKFFEKSSKKSVL, from the coding sequence ATGAAGTTAAAAGACATTGTACGGATAGCCGTGTTGACGGTTATCGGGTTTGTAATCGGAATGGCAATTTCGATGCTGACGGGAACACTGGGAGCCATAGCCTTATACGCTTCTGCAGGATTTGCCGCTTTTGCAGTCGGCCCTGTTTTTGTGATAACGGCTAAAAAAGTAAAACACCGCTGGACGGCATTTTTATTTTGGCTTATCTACGGATTGTTATATACCCTTATGGGCTATTGGATAATGATACCGATTTGTTTGGTTTCGGCAGTGCTTGCCGAGCTCATCATCGGCGATTATTCAAGCAATGTAAAAGTTTCAATCGCTTTTTCGGCTGCAATGTTTGTCGTTGCAATGCACCCGATTATATTTGTCAAAGTATTAGGTGCGGAAGGAATTACGAAGTTCGCTCCGTCTATTTCAAGTGAACAAGCTCAGTGGATGATTCGGTTTTATACGGTAAAAGCCATCGCAATAGCGGTAGCCTGCAACATCGTCTTGGAATCTTTGGCAGGCTTATTCGGTACCTATATCAACAAAAAGTTCTTTGAAAAGAGCAGTAAAAAGAGCGTATTATAA
- a CDS encoding energy-coupling factor transporter transmembrane component T family protein has translation MSGIHKTAVKFLFVYSGLFIAAEISPLFIATTIHYFLLCFVTILLAATNLMRTAEISEILATLQNMKIPYYINIPLAVILRFFPTIKQDIVCIKQGIKTRGIDVSLLGVLKHPCKMYEMMLIPLLMRMLSTATELAASVETRGLGVSGKKTSYREVRFGMLDILLLIIMLVFYTAVVVMKIKNIEF, from the coding sequence ATGAGCGGTATACATAAAACTGCTGTTAAATTTCTGTTTGTATACAGCGGGCTTTTTATAGCAGCCGAGATAAGTCCTTTATTTATCGCAACAACAATACATTATTTTCTTTTATGTTTTGTTACAATACTACTTGCTGCAACAAACTTGATGAGAACTGCTGAAATATCGGAAATATTGGCTACCTTACAAAACATGAAAATTCCATACTATATCAATATTCCTTTAGCGGTTATCCTGCGTTTTTTTCCTACGATAAAACAAGACATTGTTTGCATTAAACAAGGAATAAAGACTAGAGGAATAGATGTTTCTCTATTGGGTGTATTAAAGCATCCATGTAAAATGTACGAAATGATGTTGATACCGCTCTTAATGAGAATGTTATCTACTGCAACGGAATTAGCCGCTTCCGTTGAAACACGAGGATTAGGTGTTTCAGGTAAAAAAACAAGCTATAGAGAAGTTCGTTTCGGGATGCTTGATATATTGCTATTGATAATAATGCTCGTTTTTTATACAGCTGTTGTTGTTATGAAAATAAAAAATATTGAATTTTAA